The Methyloceanibacter sp. wino2 nucleotide sequence CACCAAGCTCAACATCGACGAGAATCCGAACGCCCCGGCCAAGTACAATGTACGAGCCATCCCTACGCTCATCATCTTCAAGGATGGCGAAGTGGTGGACACGCTTCGCGGCGCCTACCCCAAGAATCAGCTCGCGGCCTGGATCGGCGGCGCTGTCGACGGGGTTGCGTAGCGCGCTCCGCGCTTATCGGCCAGAATGAAGCTTGAGGACGTGGCCCGCGAGATACAGCGAGCCGCAGATGAGGACGCGTGCGGGTTCCTCGCCTGACGCCGAGCGTAACAAGGCTTCCTGCACGCTGCTCGCCGGCACCGCGTCGAATCCAGCGGCTTGCGCAACCTCCGCCAATGGCCCTGCGTCGAACGCATTCGGCTCACCGGGGATCGGCACCGTATAGACGCGTTCAACAAGCCCCTTGAACGGCGCGATGAAGCGCTCGGCGTCCTTCGTTTCCATCATGCCCCAGATGACATGCACGGGTCGCGGCACGCGCTCGTCGAGTTCGGCGAGCGTGTTGGCCACCACCTGGCCGCCCGCCTCGTTGTGGCCGCCGTCGAGCCAGATCTCGGTGCCCTCGCTTGCATAGGCGTGAAGGGCGCCAACCGCGAGGCGCTCAAGCCGTGCCGGCCAGTGGGCGCTCGTGACGCCCTCCTCGAGCGCGCTTTGCGTCAGCGCATCGCCGAACACCACGCTGGCGGCGGCAATCGCCATCCCCGCATTGTCGATCTGATGCCGGCCGGCCAAACGCGGCAGCGGCAGATCGAGCAGACGCGACGTGGTCTGAAAGATCAGCCGGCCCTGCTGTTCGAACGTGTCGTAGTCCCGGCCCGCCACGTGAAGAGGCGCGCCGACCTCCGCCGCACGCGCTTCGATCACTTCCAAGGCCTCGGGCTCCTGGCGACCGACGACACAGGGCACGCCGGGCTTCATGATGCCCGCCTTCTCGCCTGCGATCTTCGCAAGGGTATCGCCGAGGAACGACACATGGTCGATGGCGATCGGGGTGATGATCGTGAGGGCGGGCTTCTTGACCAAGTTGGTCGCGTCGAGGCGGCCGCCGAGGCCCGTCTCCAGCAACAGCAGATCAGCCGGCGCCTCGGAAAACGCGAGGAACGCCGCGGCCGTCGTGATCTCGAACAGGGTAATCAGCGCGCCGCCATTGGCCGCCTCCGTGCGTTCCAGGCAATCGACCAGCCGCGCCTCGCTGATCGGAGCCGCGCCATGGGGGCCCGCCAGAACGATCCGCTCGTGGAAGTCCACGAGATGGGGCGAGGTGTAGACGTGCACGCGTTTGGATAGCGCCTCTGCGATCGCGCGCACAAACGCCAGCGTCGAGCCCTTGCCGTTCGTGCCGGCGATATGCACGACGGGCGGCAGGTGGTCCTGGGGATCTCCGAGACGGTGCAGCAGCGCCTCGATGCGACCCAGCGACAGGTCGATCGATTGCGGGTGAAGCGATTTCAGCCGCTCGAGAAGCGTCGAGCTCATGACCTCGGATGGGTCCGGCGACGCGCCACGGGCACTATCGGGTAGACTGGTCAATCCTCAATCGGCCTTATCGAAGGAACCTTGCTCCAGGTGCCAAGCATGGCCGGTCTTCATCGAAGGGGCCAGCCCTACGCAGCTTACGCATTCTGAGACGTTTCTTGATTAGCGCCATTGCTTGGGGCTTGCGTCAAGACCTCCTCCGCCTCTGGCTCCTCGTGGTGGCTCTTGTCGAGGCCGTTACCGCTGTGCTTCGCGGGCGCATCCTGCGCCTGGACCGGCGCCTGTTCCTCGGGAGACGCCGCAATGGCGGGACGATGCACGAGAGCCTTCACTTGGTCTTCGGCGGTTGCGTCGAGGCGGCGATGGAGGAGCAGATTGCAGATGCGTGCCAGCGTGGCGCGCAGGTCGTGGCGATGGACCACCATATCGACCATGCCGTGTTCGAGAAGATACTCGGACCGCTGAAAGCCCGCCGGAAGCTGTTCGCGAATGGTCTGCTCGATGACGCGCGGGCCTGCGAAGCCGATCAGCGCTCCGGGCTCGGCGATGTGGATGTCGCCCAGCATGGCGTAGGAAGCGGTCACGCCACCCGTCGTCGGATTGGTGAGCACGACGATGTAGGGAAGATTGGCCTCGCGCAGTTCCTCCACGGCCACCGTGGTCCGCGGCATCTGCATGAGCGAAAGAATGCCTTCCTGCATGCGGGCGCCCCCGGACGCGGCGAACAGGATGAACGGGGCATTGCGCACGAGCGCCGCCCGCATCGATGAGATCACCGCCTCGCCGGCAGCCGTGCCGAGCGAGCCGCCCATGAAGTCGAAGTCCTGAACCGCGGCCACGACCGTATCGCCATGCAGCTTGCCGATGCCCGAATGGACCGCATCGTTAAGGCCGGTCTTGCTGCGGGCATCCTTGAGGCGTTCGGAATAGCGCCGCTCGTCGCGGAACTTCAGCGGATCGTGGGGCACGTCCGGCAGATGCAGTGCCGCGTATTTCCCGTCGTCGAACAGCGCCTTCAGCCGGGCCGGGCCCGTCATGCGCATATGAAAATCGGACCCGGGGACGACGAACTGATTGGCCTCGAGATCCTTGTAGTAGATCATCTGGCCGGTCTCGGGGCACTTGACCCAAAGATTGTCCGGGATCTCCTTCTTGCGAAGGAAGCTGCGGATTTTTGGTCTGACGACGCTATTGATCCAGTTCACTGGTCCAACTCTCTACGCTGCTGCCGCTCTAGATCGCCGACGCTTCGGCTCGCTCATGGAGTGCCTCGGCGAGGTACTCCACAAAACCCAAAAGCTTCGGTTTGGTCTCCGCCGTCGCCTGACCGTTCTCGTCGAGCGACTCCTCGATCGACGAAACCAGGGCCGACCCGACAACCACGCCCTCCGCGAGGGCCGCAAGATCGCGAACCTGCTGGGGCGACTTGACGCCGAAGCCGATCGCGATCGGAAGGTCGGTATGGGCCTTGATGCGGGCCACGTGTGCGCCGACCGACGAAACGTCGGGCGCCGCGGTTCCGGTAATCCCGGCTATCGAGACATAATAGACAAAACCCGACGTGTTCGCGAGCACGGCGGGAAGCCGCCTCGCATCCGTCGTGGGCGTTGCCAACCGGATGAAATTCAACCCTTTTTCGGCTGCGGCGGGACGCAACTCCTCGTCCTCTTCGGGCGGCATGTCGACGATGATCAGCCCGTCGGCGCCCGCTTCGCTCGCATCGGTCACGAACCGGTCGACGCCGTAAATGTAGATGGGATTGTAGTAGCCCATCAGCACAATCGGGGTGTCCTGGTTCTCGGTCCGGAACTCCCGCACCATGGCCAGGGTCTTTTTCATGTTCTGGCCGCCCTTCAAGGCACGAAGCGATGAGGCCTGGATGGCCGGACCGTCGGCCATGGGATCGGAGAACGGCATGCCGAGTTCGACGATGTCGGCGCCCGCCCCGGGCAACCCCTTCAGCAAGGAGAGCGAGGTGTCGTAGTCGGGATCGCCCGCCGTGATGAACGTGACGAGACCGCCACGGCCTTCCGCCTTCAGCCTTGCGAATGTCTGATCGATCCTGGTCATGACTACATTTCCATCGAGAGGTGTTCGGCGACGGCGAAGATGTCCTTATCGCCGCGACCGCACATGTTCATGACCAACAAATTGTCCTTCGGCAGCTCGGGTGCAAGCTTCCGCACATAGGCCAGCGCATGGGACGGTTCGAGGGCTGGAATAATGCCTTCGAGCTTCGTGCAGAGCTGGAAGGCCTCGAGCGCCTCCTTGTCCGTCACGGCCACATAGGTGACGCGGCCCGAGTCCTTGAGCCAGGAATGCTCGGGGCCAACGCCGGGATAATCCAGCCCCGCCGAAATGGAGTGGCCCTCGAGAATTTGTCCGTCGTCGTCCTGTAGCAGATAGGTGCGGTTGCCGTGCAGAACGCCGGGCTCACCGCCAGTCATGGAGGCGGCATGGCCGTTCGGCACGTCGATGCCGTGACCGCCCGCCTCGACGCCGTAGATCGCCACGGAGCGGTCGTCGAGGAAGGGGTGAAACAGCCCCATCGCGTTGGAGCCGCCGCCGATGCAGGCAACCAGCGTGTCCGGCAGACGCCCCTCACGCTCCATCATCTGCTCGCGCGTTTCCTTGCCGATGACGGACTGAAAATCGCGCACCATAGCGGGATAGGGGTGCGGTCCGGCGACGGTCCCGATGATGTAGAACGTGTCGTGGACGTTCGCGACCCAGTCGCGCAAGGCGTCGTTCATGGCGTCCTTGAGCGTGCCTGATCCGGACGTGACCGGATTGACCTTGGCGCCGAGCAGACGCATGCGGAACACGTTCGGCTTTTGCCGCTCGATGTCGGTTGCGCCCATGTAGATCTCGCACGGCAGTCCGAAACGCGCCGCCACGGTCGCCACCGCCACACCATGCTGGCCGGCGCCCGTCTCGGCGATGATGCGCGTCTTGCCCATGCGCCGCGCGAGTTGAATCTGTCCCAGGCAATTGTTGATCTTGTGCGAGCCCGTGTGATTGAGCTCGTCGCGCTTGAAGTAGATCTTGGCGCCGCCGAGATGCTCCGTGAGCCGCTCAGCGAAATAGAGTGGGCTGGGGCGTCCCGAGTAGTGCGCGTTCAGGGAGTCGAGTTCGGCCTGAAAGGAAGGGTCGGCCTTCGCCTCGGTATAGGCCTGCTCCAAATCCAGGATCAGCGGCATCAGGGTCTCGGCCACGTAGCGGCCACCGAACAGGCCGAAATGGCCATGCTCGTCTGGGCCGCCGCGATAGGTATTCAAGGCATCCGTCATCGTGCTCATGAGGCTTTCTTATGCTCTGGCGCCGTGCCCCGCGCCGCTTGAACAAATTGCGCGATAAGGCCTGGATCCTTCTCGCCCGGCGCGGTTTCCACCCCGGACGAGACGTCGACCAGCGACGCGCCCGACAGGCGGATCGCTTCGGCGACGTTGGATGCAGCGAGCCCGCCCGACAGCGCGAACGGCGCGGATGCGCCTTCGAGGATCGCCCAGTCGAAACGCAGACCGTTGCCGCCGGGCAAGTCGGCGCCGGCCGGTGCCTTGGCATCGAACAGGATCCGGTCCGCGATACCCTCGTAGCGCGCGGCGGCGTTCACGTCGGCGCGCTCCGCAACCGGAACGGCCTTGAAAACGGTGAGGCCCGTCGTCGCCTTGATGGCGGCAGCGCGCTCAGGCGTCTCGGAGCCGTGAAGCTGCAGCACATCCGGACGTACATCGGCGGCAATCGTGTCGATCAGCGCATCGTCGGGATCGACGAGCACCGCAACCGTCTTGACCCGCCCGCGCGCGGCCGTCGCGAGACGCGCTGCATCCGCGGGCGACAGATTGCGCGGGCTCTTCGCGAAGAAGACCAAGCCGACGAAATCGGCGCCTGCAGCAATCGCGGCATCGAGACTGGCGGGCGTCCGCACACCACAAATTTTAACTTCGACCGTCACGGGAGCTCTTCAAAAAGGTTGTGACACGGGGGCCGCCGGACCGGGGCCCCGAGCGGCGCTCACCCTATGAAATCCAGGCGCTTAAGTCCATCGCACCGCAACATAGAGGTTACCGGGCGACCCGGCTGCGCCAGCGATAGGCCGCGACGCCAGCCCAGATTGCCTCGAGGACACCGAAGGGCCAAGCACCCTGCAGGAAGCCATACGCCGACCCGAGGAGACACGCAAACGCGAACGCTAGGATGAACCAGGGGCTGCGGTCCTCGAGCGCGTAGGTGACCAGCATCGCGGTCACGGCAATGAGACCGAAAACGGTCAAGGGGTCCATGGGGAAAGGCCTATTGGGCGGGAAGCTGCGGCCGCTGCTGCGCGGTGTTGGCCGATTCCAGCTCTCGTTCCAGCCGGTCCGCCTGCCGGCGCCAGTCGCGTGCTTCGCGCGCCTCGGCCCGGGCCGTCCGGCGCCATTTGCCCTGGTTGATCCAGGAAGCGAAGCCTCCGATCAGGAGGCCGAGCGCAAAGGCGCAGAGGAGGAACAGAAACAGCGGGGCCTCGACCATATAGCCCTGGTCGCCGCCGAACGGATCGAGAATGAGTTCGGCCGGTCCACGATTGACGACGGCTAGCGCGATCAGCGCCAGGCCGAGCGGGATGATCACAAGTCCCAGGACGAGCTTCCGCGTCACGTCTCGCTCCCCAAGCGGCCCGTTCGGGGCCACACGCCGTCAGCGCTATGCGCCACCCTGGTTATCATCCGGGTTGAGGCGCTCGCGCAATTCCTTGCCGGTCTTGAAGAAGGGCACAAACTTGTCCTCGACGAATACCGTGTCACCCGTCCGCGGGTTACGGCCCTGCCGCGCCGCGCGATGCTTGACGGTGAAGGCGCCGAAGCCGCGCAACTCGACACGATCCCCGCGCGACAGCGCACCGGTGATCTCATCGAGGATGATATTGATGATGCGCTCAACATCACGATGGAACAAATGCGGATTGGCGGCGGCCACCCGCTGAATCAACTCGGATTTTATCATTGGCACGCCCCAAAGGGACCGCAGCCCTGTACCGCCGCGATCCAAGCCCCACTAATTGGACGCAGGGTGCCAAACAGAGACCAGACCGTCAAGTTCAAGGACCGCACTGGCCTCGTCCAACAGCCCTGCAAACTTGCTGCCGGACAAGCCGAACATTGCTGCGATGGACTGTGTCGCAAACCCGAGAAAACCCGTGTCCTCGGTCGGGGGCTTCCACTGCCGCACCCGCAAACCCGGCTGAATACCGCGTTCCGTCGCAAGCCACGTGCGCGCTGCGAGTTCGTCTCCGATCTGGTCCACCAGCTTGTAGTCGACGGCCTGACGACCCGAATAGATGCGTCCTTCGGTGAGCCCCGGAATTGTGTCCGGCGTGATTTTGCGGCGCGCCTTCACGAGGCCGACGAACCACTCCATGGCATCGTCGACCATCTCTTCGGTCACCTTGCGGGCTTCTTCCGTGGTCGGCTCAAACGGGCTTGGCACCGCCTTCAGGGTTCCGCTCTTCACGTCCTCGAACTGGATGCCGAGACTCTTCATCAACTCGGTCACGTTGGCCCATTGGAAAATCACGCCGACCGAGCCCGTGATCGTGTTGCCGTAGACGAAAATCCGGTCCGAGGCGAGGGCGACGATATAGGCGGCGGAGGTCGCCAGGGTCCCGCAGGTCGCGACCACGGGCTTCTTCTTCGACAGGCGCCGGATGGCGTCGTAGAGCGCTTCGCCGCCCGTCGTCGTCCCGCCGGGGCTGTTGACCTCGATGATCACCGCCTTGACCTGGTCAGCCTTACGGACCCTATCGATCAGATTGATCATCTTGCGATCGTTGGTGATCACGCCATCGATGGTGATCCGCGCCACATGGGGCAGGATTCCGCCCGTGCCGCTGGAGTCCGAGTCGCTCATGACGAGCGAGCCCACGAACAGCACGGCCAGCAGCACCGCAGCGATGCGCCAGATGGAAACACGCCGCTTGAGGCGGCGCCGTTCGACTACGCGTTCTGCGTCAAGGCTCATAAGGGTGCGACTCGAGAGTTGTAACTCAGGCTCAAATGAAACACGGGCCGCAGTCTAATCGACCGCAGCCCGTGAGACATCGAAAATCAGGCAGCCGTGAGGCGTGCCGGACTATTCCTCCGCGGAGGCCTCGTCCGCACTCTCGCTGTCGGCCGCAGCCTTGGCAGCGCGCTTGGTCTTGGCCTTCGACGCAGCCTTGGCCTTCGGAGCCTCTTCGGCGTCGGCCGCAGCGTCCGCCTCGGCCGGCTCCTCGTCCGCATCCTTGGCCTTGTTCAAGGCCGCTCCGAGAATGTCGCCGAGCGAGGCGCCGGAGTCGGTCGAACCGTACTGGGCCACCGCTTCCTTCTCCTCGGCGATCTCGAGCGCCTTGATGGAGGCGGAGATCTTGCGCGTCTTCTGATCCACCTGGGTCACGACGGCATCGAACTTCTCGCCCACGCCGAAGCGGTCGGGACGCTGCTCGGAGCGATCGCGGGAAAGATCGGAACGGCGGATGAAGGTCGTGAGGTCATGGTCGAGAAGCTTGGCCTCGATCCCATTGTCCTTAACGGCCGTCACTTCGCAGGTCACGCGGGCACCCTTGCCGAGCTTGTCGGAGGAAGCCGCACCCTCGAACGGGTCAGCCGCAAGCTGCTTGATGCCGAGGCTGATGCGCTCCTTCTCGGAGTCTGCCTCAAGGACAACGGCCTTCACCGTGTCGCCCTTCTTGTAGTCTTTGAGAGCTTCCTCGCCAGACTTGGACCAGTCCAGATCGGACAGATGGACCATGCCGTCGATACCGCCATCGAGGCCGACAAACAGGCCGAACTCGGTGATGTTGCGGATCTGACCTTCAATCTCGGTCCCCGGCTGGTATGCCGCCGCGAACGCGACCCACGGGTTCTCCTGGGTCTGCTTGAGACCGAGCGAAATGCGGCGCTTGTCCGGATCGACTTCCAGAACCTGCACCTCGACCTCCTGGCTCGTGGAGATGATTTTGCCGGGGTGAATGTTCTTCTTGGTCCAGCTCATCTCGGAAACGTGGATCAGACCTTCGACGCCGGGCTCCAGCTCCACGAACGCACCGTAATCGGTAATGTTCGTGACCGTGCCCTTGAAGCGCGCATCGACCGGGTACTTGGCGGCTATGCCTTCCCACGGATCGGCCTCGAGCTGCTTGATGCCAAGGCTGATGCGCTGCGTATCCGGATTGATGCGGATGATCTGCACCTTCACCGTGTCGCCGACATTGACGATCTCGCTCGGGTGGTTGACCCGGCGCCACGCCATGTCCGTGACGTGAAGCAGGCCGTCGATACCGCCAAGATCGATAAAGGCACCGTAATCGGTGATGTTCTTGACGACACCGTCGACCACTTCGCCTTCCTTGAGACGGGCGACAATCTCGCCACGCTTCTCGGCGCGGCTCTCTTCCAGAACCGAGCGGCGGGATACGACGATATTGCCGCGGCGGCGGTCCATCTTGAGAATCTGGAAGGGCTGCGGGGAATTCATGAGCGGGCCGACATCGCGGATCGGACGGATGTCGACCTGGCTGCCCGGAAGGAAGGCCACGGCGCCGTCGAGATCGACGGTGAAGCCGCCCTTGACGCGATTGAATATCTGGCCCTCGACCTTCTCGTTGTTCTTGTACTTCTCCTCGAGACGGACCCAGCTCTCTTCGCGGCGGGCCTTCTCGCGGGACAGGACTGCCTCGCCGGCAGCATTCTCGACACGCTCGAGATAGACGTCGACTTCGTCGCCTTCGACAAGCGTGGAGGGGGCGCCAGGGACGCCGAATTCCTTGAGGGGGACGCGGCCTTCGGTCTTAAGGCCCACATCGATGATCGCCACATCTTTCTCGATGCTGACGACAGTTCCTTTGACCACACTGCCTTCCTGGAGCGCTGCGCCGGTCAGAGATTCTTCGAGAAGCGCTGCAAACTCGTCGTGGCTCGGCTGGCTGATGCTGGTCTGCGGTTCGGACATTTGTACTCCTACTCGGCGTTCGTTGGTTGTGGTTTGCCTTGTGCGGCCGAACCCGAGGCTAGATGTTGTAGCAATGCGACGAACGCGCCCCGGACCGCCGCCATCTCCAAATGGCCTGGTCCGCTTCGCCTCGCCGCGCGAAATTCTTTCAAGCTTGCTTCAAGATGATGGGCCAACGCCAAACGGGCACGGCCTCAACCGGCCCGCCCTGCGCGGCTCATCGCAGCCTCGATCAAATCGAGAGCTGCCCTGAACGCCGCGTCTATACTCAAATTTGTGGTTTCGAGCAAGACCGCGTCGGAGGCCTGCACGAGCGGAGCGGCGCCCCGGGTCGAATCGCGCTCGTCCCTGGCCCTGATATCGGCCAGCACCGTCGCCTCCGTGATGGCGACGCCACGGCCCGTCAATTCCAGAAACCGCCGCATGGCGCGGACTTCCGGAGTCGCGGTGACGAACAACTTCGCATCCGCCTCGGGGCAAATCACCGTGCCGATATCGCGGCCGTCGAGGACCGCGCCGAGTTCGCCTTGGGCGAAGTTCCGCTGATAGGCGAGAAGCGCCGTGCGCACGGCCGGATGCCGGGCCACCTGGGAGGCCGCTTCGCCAGCCCCCGCCGTCCGCAGCGCGGGATCATCGAGCGTGGCGATTTCGAGCGTAGAGGCGACCTCGGCCGTGGCCTCCGCGTTGTCCAGGGCGATGCCTCGGGCCAGAGCATCCCGGCCCACAGCCCGGTAGAGCAGCCCCGTGTCGAGATGGGGCAGTCCATAGTGTGCGGCGACCCGCTTGGCCAAAGTGCCCTTGCCCGACGCGGCCGGCCCGTCAATCGCGATAATCATACGAGGTGCGCTCCCAAACCGGTCATCAATGGCACGAAGGCCGGGAAACTGGTGGCGATCATGGCGATATCGTCCACGGCGACGGGTTCCTCGGCGCCGAGGCCCAGCGTCAGGAAGGCCATGGCGATGCGGTGATCCATCTCCGTCGCCACGGTACCGCCACCCCGCACAACGCCCGTGCCCGTGACGATCAGATCGTCACCTTCGATGCGCGCGGTTACGCCACAAGCCGCGAGCCCGGCGGCGGTCGCGGCCAGGCGGTCGCTTTCCTTCACCTTCAACTCGGCGAGCCCTTCCATCCGGGTCTCTCCTTGAGCAAAGGCCGCGAGCGCGGCCAGGACCGGATATTCATCGATCATGGACGGCGCCCGCTCAGGGGGTACGCGCACGCCCCTCAGCGCACTCGACCGGATCCGCAGATCGCCCACGGGCTCGCCGGCCGCATCGCGCTGATCGAGCACCGCGATATCGGCCCCCATCTCCTGCAACGTGTCGAAGAAGCCGGTGCGTGTGGGATTGAGAAGCACATTCTCGATCGTGAGGTCGGAGCCGGGACAGATGAGGGCGGCGGCGACGAGGAATGCCGCCGAACTCGGGTCACCCGGCACGGTCACATGGGCGCCCCGCAACTCCGCATCGCCGGCGACGCTGACGGCCCGCGAGCCGTCCGCGCGCGTCTCCACGTCAACCTCGGCGCCGAAATAACGCAGCATACGTTCGGTGTGGTCGCGTGTCGGGAGAGGCTCGATCACCGTGGTGCGTCCCGGCGCATGGAGCCCCGCCAGCAGAATTGCCGACTTCACTTGGGCGGACGGCACCGGCAGCTCATATACGATCGGCAAAAGATCCTGGGTGCCCACGACCGAGAGCGGCAAGGTCTCCCTGTCGTCCTCCACCAACAGCCCCATCTCCATCAGCGGCTTCAACACGCGGCTCATGGGGCGCCGGCACAAGGACGCATCCCCCGTGAGAGAAACAGGCATCGGATAGCCAGCCAGCACGCCGAGCATCAGCCGGCTGGCCGTACCGGAGTTGCCGAAATCGAGAACGCCCTCGGGAGCACTGAGACCGCCAACGCCTTGCCCCAAAACCTCGAAGACGTCTCCGTCTCGGACGACGGAGGCGCTGAGCGCCTCGACGGCCCGCGCCGTCGCCAGAACATCATCGGCCTCGAGCAATCCCTCGATGCGCGTTCGTCCCGTGGCCAGGCCGGCCAAGATGAGCGCGCGGTGCGAGATCGACTTGTCGCCGGGAACTTTCACACGGCCGGAAATAGCTGCGGATCGGCGAGCGGTTAGAGGCTGCGGCATGGGGATCAGATTGCTGTTTGAGGATGTTTGATAGCTTTTGACACTACGCATGAGGCGTGGCAATGGGGAGTCACGCTTAGACTATGTTTGAGGAGAGTCATGTCGAAACCCGCACGGGGAACCAAGCGCGTGTGCGCGAGCTGT carries:
- the aroA gene encoding 3-phosphoshikimate 1-carboxyvinyltransferase: MPQPLTARRSAAISGRVKVPGDKSISHRALILAGLATGRTRIEGLLEADDVLATARAVEALSASVVRDGDVFEVLGQGVGGLSAPEGVLDFGNSGTASRLMLGVLAGYPMPVSLTGDASLCRRPMSRVLKPLMEMGLLVEDDRETLPLSVVGTQDLLPIVYELPVPSAQVKSAILLAGLHAPGRTTVIEPLPTRDHTERMLRYFGAEVDVETRADGSRAVSVAGDAELRGAHVTVPGDPSSAAFLVAAALICPGSDLTIENVLLNPTRTGFFDTLQEMGADIAVLDQRDAAGEPVGDLRIRSSALRGVRVPPERAPSMIDEYPVLAALAAFAQGETRMEGLAELKVKESDRLAATAAGLAACGVTARIEGDDLIVTGTGVVRGGGTVATEMDHRIAMAFLTLGLGAEEPVAVDDIAMIATSFPAFVPLMTGLGAHLV